From Solanum lycopersicum chromosome 8, SLM_r2.1, the proteins below share one genomic window:
- the LOC104649001 gene encoding mitogen-activated protein kinase kinase kinase 20-like: MDQWKKLYVLGAGSYGKVYYAVKMDPVSLCVSVAAVKCADMNRSVSLQREAEILTTLKDSPYVVQFIGSDVSIDNGNVSTYNLFLEYAYGGSLHDLIINSKMRRIRMSEVEVGFYAYQLLKGIQHVHEKGWVHCDIKPANVLIFNNAERGGMHKLKLADFGLSLRVPEGVAYMTGAAMSNRGTLPYAPPESLISGFHGRSYDIWSLGCTVAEMMTGCRVWIYRDTKDLQWKIMNEEPMVPSDVSEIARDFLYKCLIKDPLKRWTTQQLLQHPFIQQALLCTRMRETHGITSRVNPFGCRLGVPDQKMHSFRLV; the protein is encoded by the coding sequence atggaTCAGTGGAAGAAGCTTTACGTTCTTGGCGCTGGCTCTTACGGCAAAGTTTATTATGCAGTGAAGATGGATCCTGTTTCGTTATGTGTTTCTGTTGCTGCTGTTAAATGTGCTGATATGAACCGTTCTGTTTCACTCCAACGAGAAGCAGAAATCTTGACAACCCTCAAAGATTCACCTTACGTGGTTCAGTTCATTGGATCAGACGTTAGCATCGATAACGGTAATGTCTCAACTTACAATCTGTTTCTTGAGTATGCATATGGTGGATCGCTACACGATTTGATCATTAATTCGAAGATGAGAAGGATACGGATGTCTGAAGTGGAAGTAGGTTTCTATGCATATCAACTCTTAAAGGGTATTCAACACGTTCATGAGAAAGGGTGGGTTCATTGTGATATTAAACCTGCTAATGTTTTGATTTTCAACAACGCTGAACGTGGTGGGATGCACAAGTTAAAGTTGGCTGACTTTGGATTGTCGTTGAGAGTTCCCGAAGGTGTGGCATATATGACTGGTGCTGCGATGAGCAACAGAGGGACTCTACCTTACGCGCCCCCAGAATCTTTGATCAGTGGTTTTCATGGCAGGAGTTATGATATATGGTCGTTAGGGTGTACTGTGGCAGAGATGATGACTGGGTGTCGCGTTTGGATTTATCGCGACACTAAGGATTTGCAATGGAAGATTATGAATGAAGAACCAATGGTTCCTAGTGATGTTTCTGAGATTGCCAGAGATTTTTTGTACAAGTGTTTGATAAAGGATCCTCTAAAAAGATGGACGACGCAACAACTACTTCAACATCCATTTATTCAACAAGCTTTATTATGTACTAGGATGCGTGAAACTCACGGGATAACATCAAGGGTTAATCCTTTTGGCTGCAGACTTGGAGTACCTGATCAGAAGATGCACTCTTTCAGACTAGTTTAA
- the LOC101244797 gene encoding probable calcium-binding protein CML18, whose translation MSNKAPVKLDDEQLAELREIFRSFDRNDDGSLTQLELGALLRSLGLKPSPDQLETLIQKADKNDNGLVEFSEFVSLVAPELLPAKSPYTEEQLKQLFKMFDRDGNGYITAAELAHSMAKLGHALTAEELTGMIREADTDGDGRISYQEFTQAISSAAFDNSWA comes from the coding sequence ATGAGCAATAAAGCACCTGTTAAGTTAGATGATGAGCAGTTGGCTGAACTGCGAGAAATTTTCCGATCGTTCGACAGAAATGATGATGGGAGTCTAACCCAACTCGAGCTTGGCGCGCTATTGAGGTCTCTTGGTTTAAAACCAAGTCCTGATCAGCTCGAAACTTTGATTCAAAAGGCGGATAAAAACGACAATGGCCTTGTTGAATTCTCGGAGTTTGTATCACTCGTAGCACCGGAACTTCTTCCAGCGAAGTCCCCTTACACAGAGGAACAATTGAAACAGCTATTTAAGATGTTTGATAGGGATGGAAATGGTTATATTACGGCTGCAGAATTGGCTCATTCTATGGCGAAGCTTGGACATGCTTTGACTGCTGAAGAACTTACTGGGATGATCAGAGAAGCTGATACTGATGGAGATGGCAGGATCAGCTATCAGGAATTCACTCAGGCGATTTCTTCGGCTGCTTTCGACAACTCTTGGGCTTGA